From one Streptomyces sp. Q6 genomic stretch:
- a CDS encoding ABC transporter permease, whose product MASYVLTRVRQSVVTLFLVSIVVFAGIRALPGDPALALAGEERSPEALAAIRSEYGLDDNIVVQYGRFIGHALQGDLGTSSRTGLPVSDAIAQALPVTLELAALSLLLAVVLGIGAGVVAAVRRGRPAEWIANALALLGLSVPTFWLGIVLVLAFAIAVPVFAASGFVPFGTDPLDNLRRMVLPSIVLGSGLAAVVMRQTRAAMLDSLSADYVRTARAKGLSRREVIGGHALRNSLVTVVTVLGLQLGHLISGAVVTEQIFVLPGFGKLTIDAVFTRDYATLQGVVLCTSFAYIFINLLVDVAYSVIDPRIRLGGAR is encoded by the coding sequence ATGGCCTCGTACGTCCTGACGCGCGTGCGCCAGTCCGTCGTCACGCTCTTCCTCGTCTCGATCGTCGTCTTCGCGGGCATCCGCGCGCTCCCCGGCGACCCGGCGCTCGCCCTCGCGGGCGAGGAGCGCAGCCCCGAGGCGCTCGCCGCGATCCGCTCCGAGTACGGGCTCGACGACAACATCGTCGTCCAGTACGGGCGCTTCATCGGCCACGCCCTCCAGGGCGACCTCGGTACGTCCTCGCGCACCGGCCTGCCCGTCTCCGACGCCATCGCCCAGGCGCTGCCCGTCACCCTCGAACTCGCCGCGCTGTCCCTGCTGCTGGCCGTCGTGCTCGGCATCGGCGCGGGTGTCGTCGCGGCCGTGCGCCGCGGCAGGCCCGCCGAGTGGATCGCCAACGCCCTCGCCCTGCTGGGCCTCTCGGTGCCGACGTTCTGGCTGGGCATCGTCCTCGTGCTCGCCTTCGCCATCGCCGTCCCCGTCTTCGCGGCCTCCGGTTTCGTGCCCTTCGGCACCGACCCGCTCGACAACCTGCGCCGCATGGTGCTGCCCTCGATCGTCCTCGGCTCCGGGCTCGCCGCCGTCGTCATGCGCCAGACCCGCGCCGCGATGCTCGACTCGCTCTCCGCCGACTACGTCCGCACGGCCCGCGCCAAGGGCCTGTCGCGCCGCGAGGTCATCGGCGGTCACGCGCTGCGCAACTCGCTCGTCACCGTCGTGACCGTGCTCGGCCTGCAACTGGGCCACCTGATCTCCGGCGCGGTCGTCACCGAGCAGATCTTCGTGCTCCCCGGCTTCGGCAAGCTCACCATCGACGCCGTGTTCACCCGTGACTACGCGACCTTGCAGGGCGTCGTCCT